The following coding sequences lie in one Arachis stenosperma cultivar V10309 chromosome 5, arast.V10309.gnm1.PFL2, whole genome shotgun sequence genomic window:
- the LOC130982543 gene encoding uncharacterized protein LOC130982543: MATTPLFLPPPIITSAVITHRTSVSLFPKFLTPHRRPITKLRVSSSPTNKPPSTTTTPASSPSKPAGEIIFFDGGAHYGDLLANLLLGFTLLWLPLTLAAVSRAFNLRYRFTNLRVTVISGLTGEDRSDFSYSVVKDVQVVPRFIGEWGDIVITLKDGTKVHLRSVPKFREIARYCLAMAEKPTVLKESGPKGF; this comes from the exons ATGGCTACCACACCACTCTTCTTGCCACCACCAATCATCACTAGTGCTGTCATCACCCACCGTACCTCTGTATCACTCTTCCCTAAGTTTCTGACTCCACACCGCAGACCAATCACAAAGCTTCGTGTGTCTTCCTCTCCTACCAACAAACCCCCTAGCACCACCACAACCCCAGCTTCCAGCCCATCAAAACCCGCGggtgaaattatattttttgacGGCGGAGCCCACTACGGAGATCTCTTGGCCAACCTTCTCCTTGGATTCACCTTGTTGTGGCTCCCTCTGACTCTTGCTGCGGTGTCCCGTGCTTTCAACTTGAGGTATAGGTTTACCAACCTTAGAGTGACTGTTATCTCTGGTCTCACCGGTGAGGACCGCAGCGATTTTTCCTATTCAGTTGTCAAAGATGTTCAG GTAGTGCCAAGATTCATTGGTGAGTGGGGTGACATTGTGATCACCTTGAAAGATGGCACCAAGGTACACCTTAGGAGCGTTCCAAAGTTCAGGGAGATTGCCCGTTATTGTCTTGCCATGGCTGAAAAGCCCACTGTTTTGAAAGAGAGTGGTCCTAAAGGATTTTGA